One window of the Solanum stenotomum isolate F172 chromosome 11, ASM1918654v1, whole genome shotgun sequence genome contains the following:
- the LOC125844702 gene encoding homeobox-leucine zipper protein ROC8-like has product MTDSGEEHVGESSNSQKKSKKQRQCHRHTMEQIQRLEAFFKECPHPDENQRNQLGMEAGLDPKQIKFWFQNKRTQTKTQNERSDNNTLRTENERFLCENMAMKESMKNIMCPKCDGPPIGKEERARNLENMKMENQRLREQHEKISNFLSSVLGRSFVMGSNLTPPKSTLQTSSNSSDESLLSQICSSPIGYPPQENNHNNNNGLAHSININNIPIMSPSRQEHYEFHHDNRQKTDMFEIVVASMNEMFELLQMNDPIWVDSSSDGGCFIHRESYERIFPNLNRPYKSATARIESSKDCGVVSMTAIELIHSFLDPVKWMNLFPTIVTKARTIEVLDSGTLGGSIQLMYEKLHILSPLVEARDFFFIRYCRQIDPTTWIMVDVSYDLFNEIQSGVPSYSWKFPSGCAIQDMGNGQSMVTWVEHVQVDEKKQVNHIFRDLLCDRQTYGAKRWIVTLQRMSERHNFAMSATCPTRHDFKGVFNDPEGLKNTIQISQRMVKSFFEILNMTDKLDFPTSSQLNSGDRISIRKNEEITQTKGFIATAATSLWIPLSFQDVFNFFKDDKTRSQWDILTGGLKVMELARVPTGTFPGNCITIIQSNMQKEKLVLQESSIDEMGAFLIFAPIELPTITSIVNGHDATKVPILPSGIIISPDGRLVSNRGNTANAQNGSILTVTFQILICDNINSSISQQQHMEAVTSIHSLLSTTILKIKAALGCSD; this is encoded by the exons ATGACAGATTCTGGGGAAGAACACGTTGGAGAATCATCGAATTCccaaaagaaatcaaaaaagcAAAGACAGTGTCATAGACACACTATGGAACAAATTCAAAGACTTGAAGC ATTTTTCAAAGAATGTCCACATCCAGATGAGAACCAACGAAACCAATTGGGTATGGAAGCCGGGCTTGACCCAAAGCAGATCAAGTTTTGGTTTCAAAACAAAAGGACTCAAACAAag ACACAAAATGAGAGATCCGACAACAATACTCTTCGAACAGAAAATGAAAGATTTCTTTGTGAGAATATGGCAATGAAAGAGTCAATGAAGAATATTATGTGCCCAAAATGTGATGGACCACCCATTGGAAAAGAAGAAAGGGCAcgtaatttagaaaatatgaaaatggaaaatcaAAGGTTGAGAGAACAG catgaaaaaatatcaaatttcctCTCAAGTGTTCTTGGAAGGTCTTTTGTGATGGGTTCAAATTTGACACCACCAAAATCAACTCTTCAAACTTCATCAAATTCATCTGATGAAAGTTTATTGAGTCAAATATGTAGCTCTCCTATTGGATATCCTCCTCaagaaaataatcataataataataatggtctAGCACattcaataaatattaataatatccCAATAATGTCTCCATCACGACAAGAACATTATGAGTTTCATCATGATAATAGGCAGAAAACAGATATGTTCGAAATTGTTGTTGCTTCTATGAATGAAATGTTTGAACTTTTGCAAATGAATGATCCAATTTGGGTAGATTCATCAAGTGATGGGGGATGTTTTATTCATCGTGAGAGTTATGAAAGAATATTTCCAAATTTGAATCGACCTTACAAATCAGCAACTGCTCGAATTGAATCATCAAAGGATTGTGGAGTTGTGTCAATGACTGCAATTGAGTTGATACATAGTTTTCTTGATCCA GTCAAATGGATGAACTTGTTTCCTACTATAGTCACAAAAGCTAGGACTATTGAAGTTCTTGATTCTGGAACTTTGGGAGGCTCTATACAATTG ATGTATGAAAAGTTGCATATTTTATCTCCTTTAGTGGAAGCTAGAGATTTTTTCTTCATACGTTATTGTAGACAAATTGATCCAACAACATGGATTATGGTAGATGTTTCATATGATTTATTCAATGAGATTCAAAGTGGCGTACCTTCTTATTCTTGGAAGTTTCCTTCTGGATGTGCGATTCAAGATATGGGCAATGGCCAAAGTATG GTTACTTGGGTGGAACATGTTCAAGTAGATGAAAAAAAGCAGGTTAATCATATCTTTAGAGACTTGTTGTGTGATCGTCAAACATATGGAGCTAAAAGATGGATAGTTACACTTCAAAGGATGTCCGAGAGACACAATTTTGCAATGAGTGCAACATGTCCTACTAGGCATGACTTCAAAGGAG tgTTTAATGATCCAGAAGGGctgaaaaatacaatacaaatatcTCAAAGGATGGTGAAGAGTTTTTTTGAAATCCTAAATATGACAGACAAATTAGATTTTCCAACTTCATCACAACTAAACAGTGGAGATAGGATTTCtataagaaaaaatgaagaaattacccAAACAAAAGGCTTTATTGCCACTGCTGCTACTTCCCTGTGGATTCCCCTTTCATTCCAAGATGTCTTCAATTTCTTCAAAGATGACAAAACAAGGAGTCAG TGGGATATTTTGACCGGTGGACTTAAAGTAATGGAGTTAGCTCGAGTACCAACAGGAACTTTTCCCGGAAATTGTATTACAATCATTCAG TCTAATATGCAAAAGGAGAAGTTAGTGCTCCAGGAGTCAAGTATTGATGAAATGGGAGCATTTTTAATCTTTGCACCAATAGAGTTACCAACAATCACTTCAATTGTCAATGGACATGATGCAACAAAAGTTCCCATTTTGCCCTCAGGTATCATCATAAGTCCTGACGGTCGTCTCGTCTCGAATAGGGGCAATACTGCAAACGCACAAAATGGTTCAATTTTGACAGTGActtttcaaatattgatttgTGATAATATTAATAGTTCAATCTCTCAGCAACAACATATGGAGGCAGTGACTTCTATTCATAGCCTTTTGAGCAccacaattttaaaaatcaaagcAGCATTAGGTTGCTCTGATTAA